In Sulfitobacter albidus, the following proteins share a genomic window:
- a CDS encoding NAD(P)/FAD-dependent oxidoreductase: MSGAFPFDLSDATYAGAALPPEADLVVIGGGVIGICTALFAARGGARVVVLEKGRVAAEQSSRNWGWIRQQGRDPAEIPIVQEAQKLWQALARETNADIGLRRAGVTYLGYDAAAMARYEAWLPHAAEHGLDSRLLSGAEVEKLYPGMAERPLGALYTPSDLRAEPWVAVPALAEIAAREGVAIVERCAVRCLDLVGGAVHGVVTERGRVKAPRVVLAGGAWSALFLRNHGVPLPQLSVRSQVAATAPMGDVGAPAGSAPGVAFRRRADGGYTLAPGFGPDLYVGPDAVRSLRHYIPQLRADPFFVKLRPAAPRGYPDAWGTARRWQADAVTPFERMRILDPRPSPRRMAELKRRFEALFPGLGPVTFSKTWAGMIDAMPDVVPVVDHAPIPGLIIGTGMSGHGFGIGPAMGRILADLAAGRDPGHDLTRFRFDRFTDGSPMILGPDV, encoded by the coding sequence GTGAGCGGCGCGTTTCCCTTTGATCTGAGCGATGCGACCTATGCCGGGGCAGCATTGCCGCCCGAGGCCGATCTGGTCGTGATCGGGGGCGGGGTGATCGGCATTTGTACCGCGCTTTTTGCCGCGCGGGGCGGCGCGCGGGTGGTGGTACTGGAAAAGGGACGCGTTGCCGCAGAGCAATCGAGTCGCAACTGGGGATGGATCCGCCAACAGGGGCGCGATCCGGCGGAGATCCCGATTGTGCAGGAGGCGCAGAAGCTTTGGCAGGCGCTGGCGCGTGAGACGAACGCCGACATTGGGTTGCGCCGGGCGGGCGTGACCTATCTGGGATATGACGCCGCCGCGATGGCACGCTATGAGGCGTGGCTGCCGCACGCGGCGGAACACGGGCTCGACAGCCGTCTGTTGAGCGGGGCGGAAGTGGAGAAGCTCTATCCCGGAATGGCGGAGCGGCCTTTGGGCGCGCTTTACACGCCGTCCGATTTGCGCGCGGAGCCTTGGGTGGCCGTGCCGGCCTTGGCCGAGATTGCCGCGCGCGAGGGCGTCGCGATCGTTGAGCGCTGTGCGGTGCGCTGTCTGGATCTCGTGGGTGGGGCCGTCCACGGTGTCGTCACCGAGCGCGGGCGGGTGAAAGCGCCGCGCGTTGTGCTTGCCGGCGGCGCGTGGTCGGCGCTGTTTTTGCGCAATCACGGAGTGCCCCTGCCGCAGCTGTCGGTGCGCAGCCAGGTGGCTGCGACGGCGCCGATGGGGGATGTTGGCGCGCCTGCGGGCTCTGCCCCCGGTGTGGCATTTCGCCGCCGGGCCGACGGGGGATATACGCTCGCGCCGGGGTTCGGGCCGGATCTGTACGTGGGGCCCGACGCGGTCCGGTCCTTGCGCCACTATATCCCGCAGCTGCGGGCCGATCCGTTCTTTGTCAAGCTGCGGCCTGCCGCCCCGCGCGGCTACCCGGATGCATGGGGGACTGCGCGGCGCTGGCAGGCGGATGCGGTAACGCCCTTTGAACGCATGCGAATCCTTGATCCACGCCCCAGCCCGCGCCGGATGGCGGAGCTCAAGCGGCGGTTCGAGGCGCTGTTTCCCGGGCTTGGACCCGTGACGTTCAGCAAGACCTGGGCGGGTATGATCGATGCCATGCCGGATGTCGTGCCGGTTGTCGATCACGCGCCGATCCCGGGACTGATCATCGGCACGGGGATGAGCGGGCATGGCTTTGGCATCGGCCCGGCGATGGGCCGGATCCTTGCGGATCTTGCCGCGGGGCGCGATCCGGGTCACGATCTGACAAGGTTTCGATTTGACCGGTTTACCGATGGATCCCCGATGATCCTGGGGCCGGATGTCTAA
- a CDS encoding ABC transporter ATP-binding protein translates to MLDTPVQEPIARIDRLRVEFQTKDGPVVGVEDVSFDINPGETVCVVGESGSGKSVSSLSLMRLVEFGGGDIAGGKMIFNRANGEAVDLGATPQDLMRTIRGNEIGMIFQEPMTALNPVFTVGKQLTEGLRLHKKMSKAQAEARALELMTQVRIPEPEKRLEQYPHELSGGMRQRVVIAMALACEPRLLIADEPTTALDVTIQAEILALMDRLKRETGTAVMFITHDMAVVAQMADRVVVMYRGNKVEEGPVEQIFENPQHGYTKALLAAVPKLGEMTGKDYPEPMKLLGREGREIKPIPGTQQTLLTVKGLTTRFPVTGGLLRRTVANVHAVEDLSFEINKGQTLSLVGESGCGKSTAGRSILRLVEPMRGEVNLDGKDIMALNARDLRTARLDMQMIFQDPFASLNPQMGLADQVAEPIHNFGTLKGAAVRERVEMLFDRVELPRSFMRRFPHELSGGQRQRVAIARALALNPKLIIADEAVSALDVSVQAQVLNLMLELQEEMELSFLFISHDMAVVERVSHQVGVMYLGRIVELGPRRDVFENPQHPYTQALMKAVPIADPRKRKAEKDLNFKPIPSPIHPTSYRAEPSEYREVAPGHKVLITDSGY, encoded by the coding sequence ATGCTCGATACTCCCGTGCAAGAACCCATCGCCCGAATCGACCGCTTGCGGGTGGAGTTCCAGACCAAGGACGGCCCCGTGGTGGGAGTCGAGGACGTGTCGTTCGACATCAACCCCGGTGAGACGGTCTGCGTGGTGGGCGAATCCGGCTCGGGCAAATCGGTGTCATCGCTGTCGCTGATGCGGCTGGTGGAATTCGGCGGCGGCGACATCGCGGGCGGCAAGATGATCTTCAACCGCGCCAACGGCGAGGCGGTGGATCTGGGCGCCACCCCGCAGGATCTGATGCGCACGATCCGTGGCAATGAGATCGGGATGATCTTTCAGGAGCCGATGACCGCGCTCAACCCCGTGTTCACCGTGGGCAAGCAGCTGACCGAGGGGCTGCGGCTGCACAAGAAGATGAGCAAGGCGCAGGCCGAGGCGCGCGCGCTGGAGCTGATGACCCAAGTGCGCATCCCCGAGCCCGAAAAGCGGCTGGAGCAATACCCGCACGAGCTGTCGGGCGGGATGCGCCAGCGGGTCGTGATCGCCATGGCGCTGGCGTGTGAGCCGCGTCTGCTGATCGCGGATGAGCCGACAACCGCGCTGGACGTGACCATTCAGGCAGAAATCCTGGCTCTGATGGACCGGCTCAAGCGCGAGACGGGCACGGCGGTGATGTTCATCACCCACGACATGGCCGTGGTCGCGCAGATGGCCGACCGCGTCGTCGTCATGTACCGCGGCAACAAGGTCGAGGAAGGCCCGGTCGAGCAGATTTTCGAGAACCCGCAGCACGGCTATACTAAGGCGCTGCTGGCGGCGGTGCCCAAGCTGGGCGAGATGACCGGCAAGGATTACCCCGAGCCGATGAAGCTGTTGGGCCGCGAAGGGCGCGAGATCAAACCGATCCCCGGCACGCAGCAGACGTTGCTGACGGTCAAGGGGCTGACGACGCGCTTCCCGGTGACAGGCGGGCTGCTGCGCCGCACGGTGGCGAATGTGCACGCGGTTGAGGATCTGAGTTTCGAGATCAACAAGGGCCAGACGCTGAGCCTAGTGGGCGAGAGCGGCTGCGGCAAATCCACCGCCGGGCGATCGATCCTGCGGCTTGTGGAGCCGATGCGCGGTGAGGTGAACCTGGACGGCAAGGACATCATGGCGCTGAACGCGCGCGATCTGCGCACGGCACGGCTCGATATGCAGATGATTTTTCAGGATCCCTTCGCCTCGCTCAACCCGCAGATGGGGCTGGCCGATCAGGTGGCCGAGCCGATCCACAATTTCGGCACGCTCAAGGGGGCTGCGGTGCGTGAACGGGTCGAGATGCTGTTTGACCGGGTCGAGTTGCCGCGCAGCTTCATGCGCCGCTTCCCGCACGAGCTGTCCGGCGGGCAGCGCCAGCGGGTCGCCATCGCGCGCGCGTTGGCACTGAACCCCAAGCTGATCATCGCGGATGAGGCCGTGTCCGCGCTGGATGTGTCGGTGCAGGCGCAGGTGCTCAACCTCATGCTGGAATTGCAGGAGGAGATGGAGCTGAGCTTCCTGTTCATCTCACACGACATGGCCGTGGTGGAGCGGGTGAGCCATCAGGTCGGTGTGATGTATCTGGGCCGGATCGTGGAACTGGGACCGCGCCGCGACGTGTTTGAAAATCCGCAGCACCCCTATACGCAGGCGCTGATGAAGGCGGTACCGATTGCCGATCCGCGCAAGCGCAAGGCCGAGAAGGATCTCAATTTCAAGCCGATCCCGTCGCCCATCCACCCCACCAGCTACCGCGCCGAGCCCAGCGAATACCGCGAGGTCGCGCCGGGCCATAAGGTACTGATCACGGACAGCGGGTACTGA
- a CDS encoding M20 aminoacylase family protein has translation MPVKNRFAELHTDITAWRRDLHEHPEILFEVHRTAATVAEKLRAFGCDEVVEGIGRTGVVGVIKGRETGSGKVVGLRADMDALPMTEATGLEYASKTEGAMHACGHDGHTAMLLGAAQYLAETRNFDGTVVVIFQPAEEGGGGGKVMCDDGMMDRWGIQEVYGMHNWPGMPTGSFAIRPGPFFAATDLLDIEIEGRGGHAAKPNETIDPTVIASQIVLALQTIVSRNADPIGDIVVSITSFETSSNAYNVIPQRVNLKGTVRTMTTELRDLADKRVNEICTGIASAMGATAKVAYERNYPPMVNHPEQTEFAADVARSVAGDCAEAPLVMGGEDFAFMLEARPGAYILVGNGDTANVHHPLYNFNDEAIPAGCSWWAGIAEQRMPIG, from the coding sequence ATGCCCGTCAAGAACCGATTTGCCGAATTGCACACCGACATCACCGCCTGGCGTCGCGATCTGCACGAACACCCCGAAATCCTGTTCGAGGTGCACCGCACCGCCGCCACCGTCGCCGAAAAGCTGCGGGCCTTTGGATGTGACGAGGTGGTCGAGGGCATCGGGCGCACCGGCGTCGTGGGCGTCATCAAGGGACGCGAGACGGGGTCCGGCAAGGTTGTGGGGCTGCGCGCGGACATGGACGCGCTGCCGATGACGGAGGCGACGGGGCTTGAGTATGCCTCCAAGACCGAGGGCGCGATGCACGCCTGTGGGCACGACGGGCATACCGCGATGCTGTTGGGGGCGGCGCAATACCTTGCCGAAACGCGGAATTTCGACGGCACCGTCGTGGTGATCTTTCAGCCCGCCGAAGAGGGCGGCGGCGGCGGCAAGGTCATGTGCGACGATGGCATGATGGACCGTTGGGGTATTCAGGAAGTCTACGGCATGCATAACTGGCCGGGCATGCCCACGGGCAGTTTTGCGATCCGTCCGGGGCCGTTCTTTGCCGCGACGGATCTTTTGGATATCGAGATCGAGGGCCGGGGCGGTCACGCGGCCAAACCCAATGAGACGATTGACCCTACGGTGATCGCCAGCCAGATCGTGCTGGCGCTGCAGACCATCGTGTCGCGCAATGCCGATCCGATTGGCGATATCGTGGTCTCGATCACCTCGTTCGAGACGTCGTCGAACGCCTATAACGTGATCCCGCAGCGGGTAAATCTGAAGGGCACCGTGCGCACCATGACGACCGAACTGCGCGATCTGGCCGACAAGCGGGTGAATGAGATCTGCACCGGTATCGCCAGCGCCATGGGCGCCACGGCCAAGGTTGCGTACGAGCGCAACTATCCGCCCATGGTCAACCACCCCGAGCAGACGGAATTCGCCGCCGATGTGGCGCGCAGCGTGGCGGGGGACTGCGCCGAGGCGCCGCTGGTCATGGGCGGAGAGGATTTCGCCTTTATGCTCGAAGCGCGGCCGGGCGCTTATATTCTGGTGGGCAACGGCGACACGGCGAATGTGCACCACCCGCTCTATAACTTCAACGATGAGGCGATCCCGGCGGGGTGCAGCTGGTGGGCGGGCATCGCCGAGCAGCGCATGCCTATCGGCTGA
- a CDS encoding ABC transporter permease — protein sequence MLTFTIRRLVLSIPTLLFISLVIFMLLQLAPGDPMAQVPLTVPPEVKQKMREALGLGAPIHVQYLKWLHQFFVVEPMVFIDYLTRSSFLFGWLPDTQLSMVMDEVTGEMTQRQRVISWQTRSPVMDIVIQRMPQTLWVVGLSYIVGIVIAIPIGIYSAYRHYSAFDQAGTFITMIGFSIPPFFTGPLLIVIFSVTLGWLPSIYDTTLVVNSWETFKIQFLQMIMPVMVLALQTTAQISRYMRSAMLDNLNQDYVRTARAKGLGEFTVVMMHVLRNSMIPVVTIIALGMPAIFGGAIITENVFKVNGIGQLLLTALFANDLPMVMTLTFIFAILIVLFNLIADILYGVLDPRIRYD from the coding sequence ATGCTGACCTTCACCATCCGACGACTTGTCCTCTCCATTCCGACGCTTTTGTTCATCTCTCTGGTGATCTTCATGCTGTTGCAGCTCGCACCGGGCGATCCGATGGCGCAGGTGCCGCTGACGGTCCCGCCGGAGGTCAAGCAGAAGATGCGCGAGGCGCTTGGCCTCGGCGCGCCGATCCACGTGCAATACCTCAAATGGCTGCACCAGTTCTTTGTGGTCGAGCCGATGGTTTTCATCGACTACCTCACCCGCAGTTCGTTTCTGTTCGGCTGGCTGCCCGACACGCAGCTGAGCATGGTCATGGACGAGGTGACGGGCGAGATGACCCAGCGCCAGCGCGTGATCTCCTGGCAGACCCGCTCCCCGGTGATGGACATCGTGATCCAGCGCATGCCGCAGACGCTGTGGGTCGTGGGGCTGAGCTACATCGTGGGCATCGTCATTGCGATCCCCATCGGGATCTATTCGGCCTACCGGCATTATTCGGCCTTCGACCAGGCGGGCACGTTCATCACCATGATCGGCTTTTCGATCCCGCCGTTCTTTACCGGGCCGCTGCTGATCGTGATCTTTTCGGTCACGCTGGGCTGGCTGCCGTCGATCTACGACACCACGCTGGTGGTCAATTCGTGGGAGACGTTCAAGATCCAGTTCCTGCAGATGATCATGCCGGTGATGGTGCTGGCGCTGCAGACCACAGCACAGATCAGCCGCTACATGCGCTCGGCCATGCTCGACAATCTCAATCAAGATTACGTGCGCACCGCGCGGGCCAAGGGGCTGGGCGAATTCACCGTGGTGATGATGCACGTGCTGCGCAATTCGATGATCCCGGTGGTGACGATCATCGCGCTGGGGATGCCCGCGATCTTTGGCGGCGCGATCATCACCGAAAACGTGTTCAAGGTGAACGGCATCGGGCAGCTTTTGCTGACCGCGCTTTTTGCCAACGATCTGCCGATGGTGATGACGCTCACGTTCATCTTTGCCATCCTCATCGTGCTCTTCAACCTGATTGCCGATATCCTCTACGGCGTGCTTGACCCAAGGATCCGCTATGACTGA
- a CDS encoding M20 aminoacylase family protein — protein sequence MPIKNSFADRHADITAWRRHLHTIPELDFDLPKTSAFVEGKLREFGITDITTGMARTGIVAVIEGRRSGRTIGLRADMDALPITEATGLDYASTHPGKMHACGHDGHTAMLLGAAQYLAETRNFVGRVVLIFQPAEEGGGGGRVMCDEGLMERFGIEEVYGLHNAPEYPVGQFAIREGALLAAADQFDVIVTGKGGHAAAPHDAVDPNLAAAHCLVALQSIASRSVDPLQQVVVSTCVIRSDNDAHNVIPQTVLLRGTVRTLDAGVRDLAQERLEALVTHTAAAYGCTVAIEYERGYPVTVNHKGYTDHAADAAEIVAPGVDRDTPPIMAGEDFSYMLQERPGAYIMLGNGEGPMVHHPQYNFNDDAIPAGCSWFAELVERRLPLDG from the coding sequence ATGCCGATCAAGAATAGCTTTGCCGATCGCCACGCCGATATCACCGCCTGGCGGCGCCACCTGCATACCATCCCCGAGCTCGATTTCGACCTGCCCAAGACGAGCGCCTTTGTCGAGGGCAAGCTGCGGGAGTTCGGCATCACCGATATCACCACCGGCATGGCCCGGACCGGCATCGTCGCCGTGATCGAGGGCCGCAGGTCGGGGCGCACCATCGGGCTGCGCGCCGATATGGATGCGCTGCCGATCACGGAGGCGACCGGGCTTGACTATGCCTCGACCCATCCCGGCAAGATGCACGCCTGCGGGCACGACGGGCATACCGCGATGCTGCTGGGAGCGGCGCAGTATCTGGCCGAGACGCGCAATTTTGTTGGCCGGGTCGTGCTGATCTTTCAGCCCGCCGAGGAGGGCGGCGGCGGCGGCCGCGTGATGTGCGACGAAGGGCTGATGGAGCGGTTCGGAATCGAGGAGGTTTACGGGCTGCACAACGCGCCTGAATATCCGGTGGGGCAGTTTGCGATCCGCGAAGGGGCCCTGCTGGCCGCCGCCGATCAGTTCGACGTCATCGTCACCGGCAAGGGCGGCCATGCGGCAGCCCCGCATGACGCCGTCGATCCCAATCTGGCCGCCGCGCATTGCCTTGTGGCCTTGCAATCCATCGCCAGCCGCAGCGTCGATCCGTTGCAACAGGTGGTGGTGTCGACCTGCGTAATCCGCTCGGACAATGACGCGCATAACGTGATCCCTCAGACAGTGCTGCTGCGCGGCACGGTGCGCACGCTGGACGCAGGGGTGCGCGATCTGGCGCAGGAGCGGCTGGAGGCTCTCGTCACCCATACCGCCGCTGCCTATGGCTGCACCGTCGCGATTGAGTACGAACGGGGCTATCCGGTGACCGTGAACCACAAGGGCTATACCGATCATGCCGCCGATGCGGCAGAGATCGTGGCGCCCGGTGTGGACCGCGATACGCCCCCGATCATGGCCGGGGAGGACTTCTCCTACATGCTGCAAGAGCGGCCCGGCGCCTATATCATGCTGGGCAACGGGGAAGGGCCGATGGTGCACCACCCGCAGTACAACTTCAACGACGACGCGATTCCGGCGGGCTGTTCGTGGTTCGCCGAACTGGTGGAGCGGCGGCTGCCCCTGGACGGTTGA
- the argE gene encoding acetylornithine deacetylase: MTDRLSPLALMEKLISFPTVSRDTNIPLVDWVADYLDSHGIASHRYIDPDQPKHAIFAHVGPEVEGAVVLSGHTDVVPVDGQPWDSDPFTVVERDGRYYGRGTCDMKGFDALALWALVEAHHAGVKRPLQIAFSFDEEIGCTGAPPMIAAMQGVVPKGSAVIVGEPSMLQAVTGHKGGVGFDTRVVGFEVHSSIMHTGVNAIMAGAKLIEWANARNTENFTAKPTDLAAMFDPPFTTCHVGQITGGTAHNITAKECRFAMDFRVVPGEDKEAWGASYLEAVREVEAQMQEVVADTRIEVSTRFDVPALQPEEEGEAETLVRQITGDNASHKVSYGTEAGQFQEAGYSAVVCGPGDIAQAHQPNEFIEVAQFNAGHAFMQRLVERLCL, translated from the coding sequence ATGACAGACCGTCTCAGCCCGCTTGCCCTGATGGAAAAGCTGATCAGCTTCCCCACGGTTTCGCGCGATACCAACATTCCGCTGGTCGATTGGGTGGCTGATTACCTCGACAGTCACGGCATCGCTTCGCACCGCTACATCGACCCGGATCAGCCCAAACACGCGATTTTTGCCCATGTGGGCCCCGAGGTGGAGGGCGCGGTGGTCTTGTCCGGCCATACGGATGTGGTCCCCGTCGACGGGCAGCCGTGGGACAGCGATCCGTTTACCGTGGTCGAGCGTGACGGGCGGTACTACGGGCGCGGCACCTGCGACATGAAAGGCTTTGACGCGCTGGCGCTCTGGGCGCTGGTGGAGGCGCATCACGCGGGCGTCAAACGTCCGTTGCAGATCGCCTTCAGCTTTGACGAGGAGATCGGATGCACCGGCGCGCCGCCGATGATCGCGGCGATGCAGGGTGTGGTGCCCAAGGGATCGGCGGTGATCGTCGGCGAGCCGTCGATGTTGCAGGCCGTGACGGGGCACAAGGGCGGCGTGGGGTTCGACACCCGTGTCGTGGGATTTGAAGTGCACAGCTCGATCATGCACACCGGCGTGAACGCGATCATGGCGGGCGCCAAGCTGATCGAATGGGCCAATGCGCGCAATACCGAGAATTTCACCGCAAAGCCGACGGATCTGGCGGCGATGTTCGACCCGCCCTTCACCACCTGCCACGTGGGTCAGATCACCGGCGGCACGGCGCATAACATCACCGCCAAGGAGTGCCGCTTTGCCATGGATTTCCGCGTCGTGCCCGGCGAGGACAAGGAGGCCTGGGGGGCCTCTTATCTCGAGGCCGTGCGGGAAGTGGAGGCGCAGATGCAGGAAGTGGTGGCCGACACGCGGATCGAGGTCTCCACCCGGTTCGACGTGCCCGCGCTGCAACCCGAAGAGGAGGGTGAGGCGGAAACCCTCGTGCGGCAGATCACCGGTGACAACGCCAGCCACAAGGTCAGCTACGGCACCGAGGCGGGCCAATTCCAGGAGGCGGGGTATTCCGCGGTCGTCTGCGGCCCCGGCGATATTGCCCAGGCGCATCAGCCCAATGAGTTCATCGAGGTGGCGCAATTCAATGCGGGCCACGCGTTCATGCAGCGGCTGGTGGAGCGGCTTTGTCTGTAA
- a CDS encoding glycosyltransferase family 4 protein, whose protein sequence is MTDPARIEVIAPNFKRRLSGVTATVVRLVPVQAREIGIVATGPVIPPHVPQIPLRALLTLPRRTPRVWHARRNVEMIGGLALKHLLRKDLRLIFTSASQRKQTGLTRWLIRRMQAVVATSDKTAAYLDVPATVILHGIDTDGFTPAPDRAALRARMGVPVEGPLIGCYGRIRAQKGTDAYVDAMIAALPGHPGATALVMGRAVDKDRAFLGDLKARVAQAGLSDRILFKPEVPTEAMADWYAALDLYVAPQRWEGFGLTPIEAMATGCPVVATRVGAFDQIVTEDTGLLVPPGDIPALTNAIGDALSDKPRLTAWRTAARDRALTDFSIEREARALITLYRELLSR, encoded by the coding sequence GTGACTGACCCCGCCCGGATCGAGGTGATCGCCCCCAACTTCAAACGCCGCCTGTCGGGGGTAACGGCCACCGTGGTGCGGCTGGTGCCGGTGCAAGCGCGTGAGATCGGGATCGTCGCCACCGGCCCGGTGATCCCGCCGCATGTGCCGCAAATCCCGCTGCGCGCGCTCTTGACCCTGCCGCGCCGGACCCCTCGCGTCTGGCACGCCCGGCGCAACGTCGAGATGATCGGCGGTCTGGCGCTGAAACACCTGCTGCGCAAGGATCTGCGGCTGATTTTCACCTCCGCGTCGCAACGCAAGCAGACGGGCCTGACCCGCTGGCTCATCCGGCGGATGCAGGCGGTCGTCGCCACCTCGGACAAGACCGCCGCCTATCTTGACGTGCCTGCCACGGTCATCCTGCACGGCATCGACACAGACGGATTTACCCCCGCGCCCGACCGCGCCGCCCTACGCGCCCGTATGGGCGTGCCTGTGGAGGGCCCGCTGATTGGCTGCTACGGGCGCATCCGCGCGCAGAAAGGCACAGATGCCTATGTCGACGCGATGATCGCCGCCCTGCCCGGTCATCCGGGCGCCACCGCACTGGTGATGGGCCGCGCCGTCGACAAGGACCGCGCGTTCCTTGGGGATCTCAAGGCGCGCGTGGCCCAAGCGGGGCTGAGTGACCGCATCCTGTTCAAGCCCGAAGTGCCCACCGAAGCGATGGCCGATTGGTACGCCGCCCTTGATCTTTATGTCGCGCCGCAGCGCTGGGAGGGCTTTGGCCTCACCCCGATCGAGGCCATGGCCACCGGCTGCCCCGTGGTCGCCACGCGCGTCGGCGCGTTCGATCAGATCGTGACCGAAGACACCGGCCTGCTGGTCCCGCCGGGCGACATCCCTGCGCTGACCAACGCTATCGGCGACGCGCTCAGCGACAAACCCCGTCTCACCGCTTGGCGCACCGCAGCCCGCGACCGGGCGCTCACCGATTTCTCGATTGAACGCGAGGCGCGCGCGCTGATCACCCTCTACCGGGAGCTTCTCAGCCGATAG
- a CDS encoding peptide ABC transporter substrate-binding protein: protein MTLKSTLMGAVALTALAPMAFADGHSGERGRDGQLNIIYWQAPSILNPYLSGGTKDLESASMILEPLGRYDETGALVPFLAEEIPTVENGGVAEDLKSITWKLKEGLVWSDGSPLTSADVKFTAEYCMHPEGGCAQGAKFDGVESVEAVDDLTIKVTFSEAKPNPYGPFMGGQSPIIQAAQFADCLGARAPECTEANFNPIGTGPFVVTDFRPNDVIQMAANENYREEGKPAFATVNFKGGGDATAAGRAVMETGEFDYAWNMQLAPDVLAQMAEGGKGTPISAFGTLVERLEMNLTNPSPDLPPETRSTVAEPHPFLSDENVRRALSMAIDRELLVEVGYGQAGRPTCNLVPAPALYASDNTECLTQDIEGAKALLDEAGWTDSDGNGIRDKDGVELSILYQTSTNAVRQDFQALIKDWWSQIGVETELRNLDASVFFGGDPGSPDTFQKFYADVEMYANNFDGTDPQNYLAAYRCGNEPKPSSQWQGENINRFCSEEYDALLDELAKTGELEKRGEIAAKLNDMLTKDSMTIVPLVDRGRVSAASTTLGGVVLNVWDSELWNVADWYRIKE from the coding sequence ATGACCTTGAAATCCACCCTCATGGGCGCCGTTGCCCTGACCGCGCTGGCGCCGATGGCATTTGCCGACGGCCACTCCGGCGAACGCGGTCGCGACGGCCAGCTCAACATCATCTATTGGCAGGCGCCATCGATCCTGAACCCGTATCTGTCGGGCGGCACGAAAGATCTCGAATCCGCCTCCATGATCCTGGAGCCGCTGGGCCGCTACGACGAGACCGGCGCACTGGTGCCCTTCCTCGCCGAAGAAATCCCCACCGTTGAAAACGGCGGCGTGGCCGAAGACCTCAAATCCATCACCTGGAAGCTGAAAGAGGGCCTCGTCTGGTCCGACGGCTCCCCGCTGACCTCGGCTGACGTGAAATTCACCGCCGAATACTGCATGCACCCCGAAGGCGGCTGCGCACAGGGCGCCAAATTCGACGGTGTCGAAAGCGTCGAAGCCGTGGACGATCTGACCATCAAGGTCACGTTCTCCGAAGCCAAGCCAAACCCCTACGGCCCGTTCATGGGCGGTCAATCCCCGATCATTCAGGCCGCGCAATTCGCGGATTGCCTGGGCGCGCGTGCCCCAGAATGCACCGAGGCGAACTTCAACCCCATCGGCACCGGCCCCTTTGTCGTCACGGATTTCCGTCCCAACGACGTGATCCAGATGGCCGCCAACGAAAACTACCGTGAGGAAGGCAAACCCGCCTTCGCCACCGTGAACTTCAAAGGCGGCGGCGACGCGACAGCGGCGGGCCGCGCGGTCATGGAAACGGGCGAATTCGATTACGCCTGGAACATGCAGCTGGCCCCCGACGTGCTGGCACAGATGGCCGAAGGCGGCAAAGGCACGCCGATCTCCGCATTCGGCACACTGGTCGAGCGTCTGGAAATGAACCTGACGAACCCCTCGCCCGACCTGCCGCCAGAGACACGCTCGACCGTGGCAGAGCCGCACCCGTTCCTGTCGGATGAAAACGTGCGCCGCGCGCTTTCCATGGCGATCGACCGGGAACTGCTGGTCGAAGTCGGCTACGGTCAGGCCGGCCGCCCGACCTGTAACCTCGTCCCCGCGCCCGCGCTCTATGCCTCCGACAACACCGAGTGTCTGACGCAGGACATCGAAGGCGCCAAGGCGCTCCTGGATGAAGCAGGCTGGACAGACAGCGACGGCAACGGCATCCGCGACAAGGACGGTGTCGAGCTGAGCATCCTCTACCAGACATCCACCAACGCCGTCCGTCAGGACTTCCAGGCGCTGATCAAGGATTGGTGGAGCCAGATCGGTGTTGAGACCGAGTTGCGCAACCTCGACGCTTCGGTGTTCTTTGGCGGCGATCCCGGCTCGCCCGACACGTTCCAGAAGTTCTATGCGGACGTGGAAATGTACGCCAACAACTTCGACGGCACCGATCCGCAGAACTACCTTGCGGCCTATCGCTGCGGCAACGAGCCAAAGCCATCCAGCCAGTGGCAGGGTGAAAACATCAACCGCTTCTGCTCGGAAGAGTACGACGCCCTGCTCGACGAGCTGGCCAAAACAGGCGAGCTGGAAAAGCGCGGCGAGATCGCGGCCAAACTCAACGACATGCTGACCAAGGACAGCATGACCATCGTGCCCCTCGTGGACCGTGGTCGCGTCTCGGCAGCGTCCACCACCCTCGGTGGCGTGGTGCTCAATGTTTGGGACAGCGAGCTGTGGAATGTGGCCGACTGGTACCGCATCAAGGAATAA